The Nitrospira sp. KM1 genome includes a window with the following:
- a CDS encoding 2,3-diphosphoglycerate-dependent phosphoglycerate mutase encodes MARLVLLRHGQSQWNLENRFTGWVDVPLSPKGVQEAKQAGEKLRGFSFNRAFTSVLKRANDTLQLALETIGQSTIPIEKDRALNERMYGDLQGLDKAETAKKFGDEQVKIWRRSYDVRPPGGESLKDTAERVLPYYEQTIKPFILKGETILIAAHGNSLRALVMELEQLSREQVLELNIPTGAPLLYELDAQGRTLDHRYL; translated from the coding sequence ATGGCTCGTCTGGTTTTACTCCGTCATGGACAGTCGCAGTGGAACTTGGAAAACCGTTTCACCGGTTGGGTCGATGTGCCGCTATCGCCCAAAGGCGTTCAGGAGGCAAAACAGGCCGGTGAAAAGCTGCGAGGATTTTCGTTCAATCGTGCGTTCACTTCTGTCTTGAAGAGAGCCAATGACACGCTCCAACTCGCGCTGGAGACGATTGGCCAATCAACCATTCCCATAGAAAAAGATAGGGCCCTGAATGAACGGATGTACGGCGATCTGCAAGGACTGGATAAGGCGGAAACGGCCAAGAAGTTTGGTGACGAACAAGTCAAGATTTGGCGACGAAGCTACGACGTGCGTCCTCCGGGCGGTGAGAGTTTGAAGGATACCGCAGAGCGGGTACTGCCCTATTATGAACAAACCATCAAGCCATTCATTTTGAAAGGCGAGACAATTTTGATCGCCGCGCATGGGAACAGCTTGCGCGCGCTGGTGATGGAACTGGAACAGCTCTCCAGAGAACAGGTACTCGAACTGAATATTCCGACTGGCGCGCCCTTACTGTACGAATTGGATGCCCAGGGCCGCACCCTCGATCACCGGTATCTGTGA
- a CDS encoding DUF2628 domain-containing protein, whose translation MQCRQQNQDDSRFCYQCGTGLSDVPTGQTLEEPTFRATEADVDLWRRFIGPNADRYLQQFKKFGPEQNPKFALTWNWPAFLFISFLWFLYRKMYLYAMVYAIGPMVSAYLTGDMTSGIVWSVMAGATGNYVYFWHCREQIGEIKQKAWNNPAGQEVALKETGGVQSYVIWVGVFFYLLFALVMAKMVQEGPPDFKPGPSKPVKPAASTTT comes from the coding sequence ATGCAATGCCGACAACAGAATCAGGACGACTCGCGGTTTTGCTACCAATGCGGGACCGGGCTCTCTGACGTGCCGACAGGTCAGACTCTTGAGGAACCGACCTTCCGTGCCACAGAAGCCGATGTGGATCTTTGGCGGCGATTCATCGGTCCCAATGCGGATCGTTATCTCCAGCAGTTCAAGAAATTCGGGCCTGAGCAAAATCCGAAATTTGCACTGACGTGGAATTGGCCGGCATTCTTGTTCATTTCATTCCTCTGGTTTCTTTATCGCAAAATGTATCTCTACGCCATGGTGTATGCGATTGGGCCTATGGTCTCAGCCTATCTCACCGGTGATATGACATCGGGAATCGTATGGAGCGTCATGGCAGGGGCCACCGGCAACTATGTCTATTTCTGGCATTGCCGAGAACAGATCGGAGAGATCAAGCAAAAGGCGTGGAATAATCCTGCCGGCCAGGAGGTCGCCTTAAAGGAAACCGGAGGCGTCCAATCGTATGTTATCTGGGTAGGAGTTTTCTTTTACCTGCTCTTTGCGCTGGTCATGGCAAAAATGGTTCAGGAAGGCCCGCCGGACTTCAAACCTGGACCGTCGAAACCAGTGAAACCCGCTGCATCGACTACGACCTGA